In a genomic window of Ascaphus truei isolate aAscTru1 unplaced genomic scaffold, aAscTru1.hap1 HAP1_SCAFFOLD_1340, whole genome shotgun sequence:
- the LOC142475723 gene encoding chemerin-like receptor 1 has translation MMKVICIICFSITFILGIIGNGLVIWIAGFKMKKMVNTIWFLNLGVADFVFDIFLPLQITKLAMDGHWPFGQIMCKVIPTAIHLNMLVSVSFLMVISVDRCTSVLCPVWSKNHRTPRLASIISIVIWLLCLILSSPYLAFNDTEDDPFENISYCYTAYVSWNNGTTFDYHTWNLRDTAMSITQFVSMFLIPFIIILVCYGLIALRLRRSKRLSRSWRPFKVMISIVLCFFCCWFPLNLWHLLDIMDIEPGWIFYFIVFDISSCLAFFNSCLNPLLYVFIGRDFKESLKKSIPFLLENTFSERCNLDFEGQDDQTRVKTELETFQP, from the coding sequence ATGATGAAAGTAATATGCATAATTTGCTTCAGCATAACATTCATCCTAGGGATTATAGGGAATGGTTTGGTCATCTGGATTGCTGGTTTCAAGATGAAGAAGATGGTCAATACCATATGGTTTCTCAACCTGGGTGTGGCTGACTTTGTATTCGACATCTTCCTTCCACTTCAGATAACTAAGCTTGCTATGGATGGTCACTGGCCCTTTGGTCAGATAATGTGCAAGGTCATCCCTACTGCAATTCATCTAAACATGCTTGTAAGTGTCTCTTTCCTTATGGTCATCAGTGTTGATCGTTGCACCTCTGTCCTTTGCCCGGTATGGTCAAAAAATCATAGGACACCCAGGTTAGCTTCAATCATTTCAATAGTTATCTGGCTGTTGTGTCTGATTCTCAGTTCCCCGTACCTCGCTTTCAATGACACTGAGGATGACCCTTTTGAGAATATCTCCTACTGTTATACTGCGTATGTCTCTTGGAATAACGGGACCACATTTGACTATCACACATGGAATCTGAGAGATACTGCTATGTCCATCACCCAATTTGTGTCCATGTTCCTCATCCCTTTCATCATCATTCTCGTCTGTTATGGTCTCATCGCACTCAGGCTGAGGAGAAGTAAAAGACTTTCCAGGTCCTGGCGACCTTTCAAGGTTATGATTTCCATTGTACTTTGCTTCTTCTGCTGCTGGTTCCCCTTAAACCTCTGGCATCTATTGGACATCATGGACATTGAACCTGGCTGGATTTTCTATTTCATAGTGTTTGACATTTCCAGTTGCCTGGCTTTCTTCAACAGCTGCCTCAATCCCCTGCTCTATGTCTTTATCGGTCGTGACTTCAAGGAGAGCTTAAAGAAGTCTATTCCATTTCTTCTGGAAAATACCTTTAGTGAGAGGTGTAACCTTGATTTTGAGGGTCAAGATGATCAGACCAGGGTTAAAACCGAACTGGAGACTTTCCAGCCATAA
- the LOC142475727 gene encoding LOW QUALITY PROTEIN: uncharacterized protein LOC142475727 (The sequence of the model RefSeq protein was modified relative to this genomic sequence to represent the inferred CDS: inserted 1 base in 1 codon), producing the protein METPFPPVYPTNNSTEYRFKYMETYLFIIYVIPILNITCFSITFILGTIGNGLVIWIAGFKMKTVSAVWFLNLAMADFIFNIFLPFEITKYYMWYHWPFGQILCKVSITILFLNMLASVSFLTVISIDRCVSILWPFWAKIHRTPRLASTIAVFIWVFSLIISAPNLAFYNVHNYYNNYSRCYLDYAVPPSDDRTIDYNKWNKWNVRNQAMIITRRAASMETPVPPVYPTNNSTEDIYTYEDLETLLLNMFHMPNLYITCYSITFILGTIGNGLVIWIAGFKMKTVSAMWFLNLAMADFIFNIFLPFEITKYYRRYHWPFGQILCKVSITILFLNMLASVSFLTVISIDHCVSILWPFWAKIHRTPRLASTIAVFIWVFSLIISAPNLAFYDVQHDITNNVSTCFPDYAVSSFDDETFDDNKWNLRNWAMIITRFVCMFVIPFTIXLVCYGPIVFKIRRIKRPTPSRRPFKVISAIVVCFFCCWFPYHICMIRNSIIGIDSAITVILYSISMILAYSNSCLNPILYVFLGKDFKERFRKSIPTMLENAFNERSDQSYKEGDDDADIKVELDASCGFTNPGVLSEDEKVLLLPGVLSEDEKVLLLPGVLSDDEKVPLHPGVLTEDEKVPLHPGVLTEDEKVPLHPGVLTEDEKVPLLPGVLSEDEKVPLHPGVLSEHEKVPLHPGVLSEDEKFPLLLGVLSEDEKVLLHPVVL; encoded by the exons ATGGAGACGCCTTTTCCACCTGTTTATCCCACCAACAACAGCACTGAGTACAGATTTAAGTATATGGAGACTTATTTATTCATTATATATGTCATACCAATCCTAAACATCACTTGTTTCAGTATCACATTCATCCTGGGGACTATAGGTAATGGTTTAGTCATCTGGATTGCCGGCTTCAAGATGAAGACAGTCAGTGCCGTGTGGTTCCTCAACCTAGCCATGGCTGACTTTATATTTAATATCTTTCTTCCCTTCGAGATCACAAAGTATTATATGTGGTACCACTGGCCCTTTGGCCAAATACTATGCAAGGTCAGCATCACCATACTGTTCCTAAACATGCTTGCTAGTGTCTCTTTCTTAACAGTCATCAGCATTGACCGCTGTGTGTCCATCTTGTGGCCGTTTTGGGCCAAAATACACCGGACACCCAGGTTAGCGTCCACCATTGCAGTATTTATTTGGGTGTTCTCTCTGATCATCAGTGCCCCAAATCTGGCTTTTTATAATGTCCATAACTACTATAACAATTATTCTAGGTGTTATCTGGACTATGCAGTTCCTCCCTCTGATGATAGAACAATTGACTATAACAAATGGAATAAATGGAATGTAAGGAACCAGGCTATGATTATCACAAG GAGAGCAGCCAGCATGGAGACGCCTGTTCCGCCTGTTTATCCCACCAACAACAGCACTgaggacatatatacatatgaagATCTGGAGACTTTGTTATTGAATATGTTTCACATGCCAAACCTATACATCActtgttacagtatcacattcatCCTGGGGACTATAGGTAATGGTTTAGTCATCTGGATTGCCGGCTTCAAGATGAAGACAGTCAGTGCCATGTGGTTCCTCAACCTAGCCATGGCTGACTTTATATTTAATATCTTTCTTCCCTTTGAGATCACAAAGTATTATAGGAGGTACCACTGGCCATTTGGCCAAATACTATGCAAGGTCAGCATCACCATACTGTTCCTAAACATGCTTGCTAGTGTCTCTTTCTTAACGGTCATCAGCATTGACCACTGTGTTTCCATCCTGTGGCCTTTTTGGGCCAAAATACACCGGACACCCAGGTTAGCGTCCACCATTGCAGTATTTATTTGGGTGTTCTCTCTGATAATCAGTGCCCCAAATCTGGCTTTTTATGATGTCCAGCATGACATCACTAACAATGTTTCTACTTGTTTTCCTGACTATGCAGTTTCTTCCTTTGATGATGAAACATTTGACGATAATAAATGGAATCTAAGGAACTGGGCTATGATTATTACAAGGTTTGTCTGCATGTTTGTGATCCCCTTTACCA TCCTGGTCTGTTATGGCCCCATAGTTTTCAAAATAAGAAGAATTAAAAGGCCTACTCCGTCTCGGCGACCTTTCAAGGTTATCAGTGCCATTGTGGTCTGCTTCTTTTGCTGCTGGTTTCCATATCACATATGCATGATTAGAAACTCCATAATTGGCATAGATTCCGCAATTACTGTTATACTTTACTCCATTTCTATGATATTGGCTTACTCCAACAGTTGCCTCAATCCCATCCTCTATGTCTTCTTGGGCAAAGACTTTAAGGAACGCTTTAGGAAGTCCATACCCACTATGCTGGAAAATGCCTTTAACGAGCGGTCGGACCAGTCCTACAAGGAAGGAGATGATGACGCTGATATTAAGGTGGAGCTGGATGCTTCCTGT GGTTTCACAAACCCTGGGGTTCTgtcagaggatgagaaggttctgcTGCTCCCTGGGGTTCTgtcagaggatgagaaggttctgcTGCTCCCTGGGGTTCTCTCAGACGATGAGAAGGTTCCGCTGCACCCCGGGGTTCTgacagaggatgagaaggttccgttGCACCCTGGGGTTCTgacagaggatgagaaggttccgctGCACCCTGGGGTTCTgacagaggatgagaaggttccacTGCTCCCTGGGGTTCTgtcagaggatgagaaggttccgctGCACCCTGGGGTTCTGTCAGAGCATGAGAAGGTTCCGTTGCACCCTGGGGTTCTGTCAGAGGATGAGAAGTTTCCGCTGCTCCTTGGTGTTCTGTCAGAGGATGAGAAAGTTCTGCTGCACCCTGTGGTTCTATGA
- the LOC142475724 gene encoding formyl peptide receptor-related sequence 1-like, translating to METSVHPVPFTFSSPETSVPEEDLEKGFLFIDIFHLMQVICIIFFSITFILGIIGNGLVIWIAGFKMKKTVNTIWFLNLAVANFVFNIFLPLQITEFAMDGHWPFGRIMCTVISTAIYLNMLVSVSFLMVISVDRCTSTLCPVWSKNHRTPMLASIISIVIWELCLIPSSPYLAFYDTEHDPEHDPDENISICYIVYVSWNNGTTFDYLTWSLRNNAMSITQFVSMFLIPFSIILVCYGLIALRLRRSKSLSRSWRPFKVMIAIVLCFFCCWFPFNFWPLLKIMDIETDWTFDFLFLNISSCLAFFNSCLNPLLYVFIGRDFKEILNKSIPFILENTFSERCNHDFEGQDDQTMVETELETFQP from the coding sequence ATGGAGACTTCTGTTCATCCTGTTCCTTTCACCTTCAGTAGCCCTGAGACCAGTGTTCCAGAGGAGGATCTGGAGAAGGGTTTTCTGTTTATCGATATCTTCCACTTGATGCAAGTAATATGTATAATTTTCTTCAGCATAACATTCATCCTAGGGATTATAGGGAATGGCTTGGTCATCTGGATTGCTGGTTTCAAGATGAAGAAGACGGTCAATACCATATGGTTTCTCAACCTGGCTGTGGCCAACTTTGTATTCAACATCTTCCTTCCACTTCAGATAACTGAGTTTGCTATGGATGGTCACTGGCCCTTTGGTCGGATAATGTGCACGGTCATCTCTACTGCAATTTATCTAAACATGCTGGTCAGTGTCTCTTTCCTTATGGTCATCAGTGTTGACCGTTGCACCTCTACCCTTTGCCCGGTATGGTCAAAAAATCATAGGACACCCATGTTAGCTTCCATCATTTCAATTGTTATCTGGGAGTTGTGTCTGATTCCCAGTTCCCCGTACCTTGCTTTCTATGATACTGAGCATGACCCTGAGCATGACCCTGATGAGAATATCTCCATCTGTTATATTGTATATGTCTCCTGGAATAACGGGACCACATTTGACTATCTCACATGGAGTCTGAGGAATAATGCTATGTCAATCACCCAATTTGTGTCCATGTTCCTGATCCCTTTCTCCATCATTCTGGTCTGTTATGGTCTCATCGCACTCAGGCTGAGGAGAAGTAAAAGTCTATCCAGGTCTTGGAGACCTTTCAAGGTTATGATTGCCATTGTGCTTTGCTTCTTCTGCTGCTGGTTCCCCTTCAACTTCTGGCCTCTATTGAAAATCATGGACATTGAAACGGACTGGACTTTTGATTTCCTATTTCTTAACATTTCCAGTTGCCTGGCTTTCTTCAACAGCTGCCTCAATCCCCTGCTCTATGTCTTTATCGGTCGTGACTTCAAGGAGATCTTAAACAAGTCAATTCCATTTATTCTGGAAAATACCTTTAGTGAGAGGTGTAACCATGATTTTGAGGGTCAAGATGATCAGACCATGGTTGAAACCGAACTGGAAACTTTCCAGCCATGA